In Pseudosulfitobacter pseudonitzschiae, the sequence CATGAATTTTCGTCGATGACCTGCCGCGAGAACCTGATGATGGTGCCCGGTAACCAGTCGGGCGAAACGCTGTGGAACACATGGTTTGGCCGCAAGCGCATTGCCGACGAAGAACGCGCCCTGCGCGCCAAGGCCGACGAGGTGCTGGAGTTCCTGACCGTAGAACATCTGGCCGACCACAAGGCGGGCCAAGTCTCGGGCGGTCAGAAAAAGCTGCTGGAACTGGGCCGCACCATGATGGTCGACGCCAAGATCGTGTTCCTCGACGAGGTTGGCGCGGGCGTGAACCGCACGCTGCTGAACACCATCGGCGATGCCATCCTGCGGCTGAACAAGGAACGCAACTACACCTTTGTCGTCATCGAACACGACATGGATTTCATAGGCAAGATTTGTGACCCGGTGATCTGCATGGCCGAAGGCAAAGTGCTGGCCCAAGGTACGCTGGACGAGATCAAGGCCAACGAGCAGGTGATCGAAGCCTATCTTGGCACCGGCCTGAAAAACAAAGAGCAGGTGGGCGCATGAGCGGAAATCCCTACAACGACGGGCGCGGCAACAAGGACGCGTC encodes:
- a CDS encoding ABC transporter ATP-binding protein, whose amino-acid sequence is MIVVDDIHKHFGGFHAVDGASLSITPGSITGLIGPNGAGKTTLFNVIAGVLKPTSGRVTMNGEDITGLPPHTLFHKGLLRTFQIAHEFSSMTCRENLMMVPGNQSGETLWNTWFGRKRIADEERALRAKADEVLEFLTVEHLADHKAGQVSGGQKKLLELGRTMMVDAKIVFLDEVGAGVNRTLLNTIGDAILRLNKERNYTFVVIEHDMDFIGKICDPVICMAEGKVLAQGTLDEIKANEQVIEAYLGTGLKNKEQVGA